In Deinococcus gobiensis I-0, one genomic interval encodes:
- a CDS encoding polysaccharide biosynthesis tyrosine autokinase, whose protein sequence is MTAFPTDDIQNVPRQRGPQPPAPGNGGDDNEIELGALWQGVRRRLPWILLTAALAGGVVYVWSRSQPSVYVASSSLVTSGNVNVGGNSLITAAPLPPGALQEALQGPVVLGSIIKQVQNTPQFSASQRAALSTDLQKELQRQSLSTIELQTRLDSQGNGVYTVSARGPTPQAAAALTDIAADALLSWDRGRALSVIQRAQASLRAQAASINTQLAAGDLTDVERQTLITARAGVQRSLAEAGIQVVGLAGYLQRVAPAVAPLDRVSPRPTRNAILAGLLTLLLGSGLAVLRVIMDRSVRSEEDLLNFGLPTLGTIPRLRKRDIVLSGIVRAARQAGLYEAIGFLRVNLLSQLPRKTSLCVLVTSTSPGEGKSSLTATLADSFAASGQRVLIIDADLRRGTQQEVWDKFEREHHWTQLAGQEGGARSFQDALRQPGNVQVMEVEPQVHVLPSGPGLHDSLPLLNQSDLGSILPQWSQGYDLVLIDSPPLLSLADSLVLGRHTDGVLIVTEEGKTSLQTVRQLLRRARQGGLPILGFVLNKVTVSSRNSQNYGYSYTPRRTDNR, encoded by the coding sequence ATGACCGCTTTCCCTACTGACGATATTCAAAACGTGCCGCGCCAACGTGGGCCGCAGCCGCCCGCTCCAGGAAATGGTGGGGACGACAACGAGATTGAACTGGGGGCGCTGTGGCAGGGCGTGCGCCGCCGACTGCCTTGGATTCTGCTGACAGCAGCGCTTGCGGGGGGAGTGGTCTATGTCTGGTCGCGCTCGCAGCCCAGTGTTTATGTCGCTTCCTCCAGTCTAGTGACTTCGGGGAACGTTAATGTGGGCGGCAACTCGCTGATCACGGCTGCGCCGCTGCCCCCCGGGGCGCTTCAGGAGGCCCTACAGGGTCCAGTGGTGCTGGGCAGTATTATCAAGCAGGTACAGAATACCCCGCAATTCTCCGCCTCGCAGCGCGCGGCCCTAAGTACTGACCTGCAAAAGGAATTGCAACGTCAGTCGCTGAGCACCATCGAATTGCAGACCCGGTTGGACTCGCAGGGCAACGGAGTTTACACCGTCTCGGCCAGAGGGCCAACGCCTCAGGCAGCAGCAGCCCTGACCGATATCGCAGCTGACGCTCTCCTGAGCTGGGACCGGGGCCGTGCGCTGAGCGTCATCCAGCGGGCGCAGGCGTCCCTGAGGGCACAGGCTGCCTCCATCAATACTCAGCTTGCCGCCGGGGACTTGACGGATGTCGAGCGCCAGACACTGATCACGGCACGGGCCGGTGTGCAGCGTAGTCTGGCTGAGGCGGGCATTCAGGTTGTAGGTCTCGCAGGCTACCTACAGAGAGTCGCGCCAGCTGTTGCGCCGCTTGACCGGGTTTCGCCCCGGCCGACTCGCAACGCTATTCTGGCGGGCCTACTGACCCTGCTACTAGGATCGGGTCTCGCTGTGCTGCGTGTCATTATGGACCGCTCGGTGCGCTCAGAAGAGGATCTTCTGAACTTCGGTTTGCCAACGTTGGGAACCATTCCCCGTCTGCGCAAGCGTGATATTGTCCTGAGCGGTATTGTCCGCGCAGCGCGGCAGGCGGGACTGTACGAGGCCATCGGCTTCTTGCGCGTGAACCTGCTGTCACAACTGCCTCGTAAGACTAGCCTGTGCGTGCTCGTGACCTCTACCTCGCCGGGAGAGGGCAAGAGTAGCCTGACCGCTACACTGGCCGATAGCTTTGCGGCGAGCGGGCAGCGAGTACTGATTATCGATGCTGACCTGCGCCGGGGTACTCAGCAGGAAGTGTGGGATAAGTTTGAGCGTGAACACCATTGGACTCAGCTCGCTGGGCAGGAGGGCGGCGCACGCTCGTTCCAGGACGCCCTACGGCAGCCAGGCAATGTCCAAGTGATGGAAGTTGAGCCACAGGTCCACGTGTTGCCCTCCGGGCCGGGCCTGCATGACAGTTTGCCTCTCCTGAACCAATCCGATTTGGGAAGCATCCTGCCTCAGTGGAGCCAAGGCTACGATCTGGTCCTTATCGATAGCCCCCCGCTGCTTTCGTTGGCTGACAGTCTGGTGCTGGGGCGACACACTGATGGTGTGCTTATCGTCACCGAGGAGGGTAAGACTAGCCTTCAGACGGTGCGCCAGCTACTGCGCCGCGCCCGTCAGGGTGGCTTGCCCATCCTCGGCTTCGTGCTGAATAAGGTGACGGTTTCTAGCCGCAATAGCCAGAACTATGGCTATAGCTATACGCCTCGGCGTACGGACAACCGGTAA
- a CDS encoding mannose-1-phosphate guanylyltransferase — MDTTSMFVPVILAGGSGERFWPLSRRHRPKQFLTLDDSGRSLLQATSDRLAQLAGDAGQVMVITSTDYRGQVLEQLPEMPIENLLVEPVARDTAPAVLYAALKIAQTQPQAVMGVFPADHRINSLQAFLEVVRRAVDVASQTGRLVTIGVAPTFPATGYGYIQQGDLIAPDLGLSAYAVSRFTEKPDSHTAQSFLEAGGYSWNSGMFIWKVEAILKAFEQYQPELYTQLSQAVRDNGPMRPTVRDIFPQLRKISIDYAILERSDQVTVIPAEFGWDDMGDWNALERLLKGEGENVAVGRHVGLDTGGAILYTTSGDDLIATIGLDDVVVVRASEVTLVVRKDRTQDIKQVVQQLKAHPELERFA, encoded by the coding sequence ATGGACACGACCTCAATGTTCGTGCCGGTGATTCTCGCGGGTGGTAGTGGAGAGCGTTTCTGGCCACTTTCCCGGCGCCACCGCCCCAAACAATTTCTCACACTGGACGACTCTGGTCGCAGCCTGTTGCAGGCGACCAGCGACCGTCTGGCGCAACTTGCGGGCGATGCCGGGCAGGTTATGGTGATCACAAGTACAGACTACCGGGGTCAGGTGCTCGAGCAGTTGCCCGAGATGCCTATTGAGAATCTGCTCGTGGAGCCTGTGGCCCGCGATACAGCGCCGGCAGTGCTTTACGCAGCTCTCAAGATTGCTCAGACCCAGCCGCAGGCAGTCATGGGGGTCTTTCCGGCCGATCACCGGATCAACTCTTTGCAAGCTTTCCTAGAAGTTGTTCGCCGCGCTGTTGATGTCGCTTCCCAGACCGGTCGCTTGGTCACCATTGGAGTAGCACCGACCTTTCCCGCCACAGGATATGGATACATCCAGCAGGGAGATCTCATCGCTCCTGATCTGGGTCTGTCTGCTTATGCGGTCTCCCGCTTCACGGAAAAGCCGGACAGCCACACAGCCCAGAGCTTTCTCGAGGCGGGCGGGTACAGCTGGAACAGTGGCATGTTCATCTGGAAGGTGGAAGCGATCCTGAAGGCTTTCGAGCAATATCAGCCTGAGCTGTACACGCAGCTTTCTCAGGCCGTGCGGGACAATGGCCCGATGCGCCCGACCGTACGCGATATCTTCCCGCAGCTGCGCAAAATCAGCATTGATTACGCAATCCTGGAACGTTCTGATCAGGTGACCGTGATTCCCGCCGAGTTCGGCTGGGATGACATGGGCGACTGGAACGCGCTTGAACGGCTGCTCAAAGGTGAGGGAGAGAACGTGGCGGTCGGCCGTCATGTAGGCCTGGACACGGGGGGAGCCATTCTCTATACCACCAGTGGTGATGACCTGATCGCGACCATCGGCCTCGACGATGTCGTCGTGGTGCGGGCCAGTGAGGTAACTTTGGTGGTGCGCAAAGATCGGACCCAGGATATCAAGCAAGTCGTGCAGCAGCTCAAAGCCCACCCGGAACTGGAGCGCTTCGCATGA
- a CDS encoding glucose-1-phosphate thymidylyltransferase, which produces MKAIIPAAGLGTRLRPLTFTRPKPVLRVAGQPIIRHAIRTLQEAGISEIGIVVSQLTREEIAHAIRNVTGAQITLIDQNEQLGLGHAVLTAREWVGQDDFCVYLGDNLFEYGARPFVERFQEARPDALIALVQVEDPTAFGVAQMDGERIVRLIEKPKNPPSNLAVAGLYCFTARLFEMLDGMPPSARGEYEITDGIQRLIEAGATVMGQPVVGWWKDTGRPTDLLEANHLLLEKLENDIQGEVIETRVSGRVVIPESSRVVRSKIVGPVIIGENVVIEDAYIGPFTSIGRNSIIRHAEVEHSVIDADAVIENLNTRLQDCLIGVRAQVRGGRTVPRTHKLTVSDASIVELA; this is translated from the coding sequence ATGAAAGCCATTATCCCTGCCGCTGGACTCGGCACCCGCCTGCGTCCGCTCACCTTCACGCGCCCCAAGCCTGTCCTGCGGGTCGCCGGGCAGCCGATCATCCGCCACGCCATTCGGACCCTGCAGGAAGCAGGCATCAGTGAGATCGGCATCGTGGTGTCGCAGCTCACGCGCGAGGAGATCGCCCACGCCATCCGCAACGTCACGGGCGCGCAGATCACCCTGATCGACCAGAACGAGCAGCTCGGGCTGGGACACGCGGTCCTGACCGCCCGCGAGTGGGTGGGCCAGGACGATTTCTGCGTGTACCTGGGCGACAACCTCTTCGAGTACGGCGCGCGGCCCTTCGTCGAGCGCTTTCAGGAGGCGCGGCCCGACGCCCTGATCGCCCTCGTGCAGGTCGAGGATCCTACCGCCTTCGGGGTGGCGCAGATGGACGGCGAGCGCATCGTGCGGCTCATCGAGAAGCCCAAGAACCCGCCCAGCAACCTCGCAGTGGCGGGCCTGTACTGCTTCACGGCGCGGCTCTTCGAGATGCTCGACGGCATGCCGCCCTCGGCGCGCGGCGAGTACGAAATCACCGACGGCATCCAGCGCCTGATCGAGGCCGGGGCCACCGTGATGGGCCAGCCGGTCGTCGGCTGGTGGAAGGACACCGGCCGTCCCACCGACCTGCTCGAAGCCAACCACCTGCTGCTGGAAAAGCTGGAAAACGATATTCAGGGCGAGGTCATCGAGACGCGGGTCAGTGGCCGGGTCGTCATTCCCGAGTCGTCACGGGTGGTACGCAGCAAGATCGTGGGGCCCGTCATCATCGGAGAGAACGTGGTCATCGAGGACGCCTACATCGGGCCGTTCACCAGCATCGGGCGCAACAGCATCATTCGGCACGCGGAGGTTGAGCACAGCGTCATCGACGCTGACGCCGTCATCGAGAACCTGAACACCCGTCTTCAGGACTGCCTGATCGGCGTGCGCGCCCAGGTCCGGGGCGGGCGCACCGTGCCGCGCACGCACAAGCTCACGGTATCGGACGCGAGCATCGTCGAACTGGCCTGA
- a CDS encoding aminotransferase class IV produces MTFSLLETLRLETGQLPALDAHLDRMAASARHFGWSLDRSALCTLARQRATEHPAGVWRLRLLCAPDGDLSAQALPLVDEPVPLRAALARTPIRSGDPHLAHKTTDRAVYEAHRAAQPDLQEVLLWNERGELTEFTTGTVVLRLGGRLMTPPLAAGVLPGVARAAALATGEISEALLTREHLTQAAEVWHLNSLRGWQPVVLSPN; encoded by the coding sequence TTGACCTTTTCTCTGCTCGAAACCCTGCGCCTGGAGACCGGCCAACTGCCCGCCCTGGACGCGCACCTGGACCGTATGGCGGCTTCGGCGCGGCACTTCGGCTGGTCCCTCGACCGGTCGGCGCTGTGCACCCTGGCCCGGCAGCGGGCCACCGAGCATCCGGCCGGCGTGTGGCGCCTGCGGCTGCTGTGCGCCCCGGACGGCGACCTCTCAGCACAGGCCCTGCCACTGGTGGACGAGCCTGTGCCCCTGCGCGCGGCCCTGGCGCGCACACCGATTCGGAGTGGCGACCCCCATCTTGCCCACAAGACCACCGACCGCGCCGTGTACGAGGCCCACCGCGCTGCCCAGCCGGACCTTCAGGAAGTCCTGCTCTGGAACGAGCGCGGTGAGTTGACCGAATTCACGACCGGAACGGTGGTGCTACGGCTTGGGGGCCGGCTGATGACTCCCCCGCTGGCGGCGGGCGTGCTGCCCGGCGTGGCGCGCGCGGCGGCCCTGGCAACGGGGGAGATCTCTGAAGCCCTGCTGACCCGGGAACACCTCACGCAGGCCGCCGAGGTCTGGCACCTCAACAGCCTACGGGGGTGGCAGCCGGTGGTGCTGTCACCAAATTGA
- the pabB gene encoding aminodeoxychorismate synthase component I — protein sequence MRGVFSLEQSSSPPVTALLRFAAPGDPVTALPRWRLLRDPVRVVTAHTLAEVLPALEEVEEAVAAGLYAAGFVGYEAAPAFDPALVTHPAGEMPLLWFALFTEFEELDDLPGPVGGFSLGEWVPDGPETEYAAAITEIRRQIAEGNTYQVNHTLRLRAPFAGDDLALFMALSRAQPTRYSAYLNAGRWRVLSVSPELFFSVSDREILTRPMKGTAPRGETPQEDAARIATLRTSPKERAENLMIVDLLRNDLGRVARFGTVAVPRLFEVETHPTLHTMTSTVRAELRPGIKLAEMFGALFPCGSVTGAPKVSTMRLIRTLEKAPRGVYCGAVGHLSPGGGMAFNVPIRTVTLDMARGMAEYGVGGGVTWDSTPGGEYAEVLTKAAVVRGLVGRGEP from the coding sequence ATGAGGGGCGTGTTCAGCCTAGAGCAGTCCAGTTCCCCGCCCGTTACGGCCCTGCTGCGCTTCGCCGCGCCCGGCGACCCCGTCACGGCTCTACCTCGCTGGCGCCTGCTGCGCGACCCCGTGCGGGTGGTCACGGCGCATACGCTGGCCGAGGTGCTTCCTGCGCTGGAGGAGGTCGAGGAGGCCGTCGCCGCCGGTCTGTACGCCGCCGGGTTTGTGGGCTACGAGGCGGCCCCGGCCTTCGACCCGGCCCTCGTCACCCACCCGGCCGGGGAGATGCCGCTGCTGTGGTTCGCCCTGTTCACGGAGTTCGAGGAACTGGACGACCTGCCCGGCCCTGTTGGGGGCTTCAGCCTCGGCGAGTGGGTTCCGGACGGCCCGGAGACGGAGTACGCCGCCGCCATCACCGAGATCCGGCGGCAGATCGCCGAGGGCAACACCTATCAGGTGAATCACACCCTTCGCCTGCGGGCGCCCTTCGCCGGGGACGACCTCGCCCTGTTCATGGCCCTGAGCCGCGCGCAGCCCACCCGGTACTCGGCCTACCTGAACGCGGGGCGCTGGCGGGTGCTCTCGGTGTCGCCGGAATTGTTCTTCAGCGTCTCTGACCGCGAGATCCTGACCCGGCCCATGAAGGGCACCGCGCCCAGGGGAGAGACCCCGCAGGAGGACGCCGCCCGCATCGCCACCTTGCGTACCTCGCCCAAAGAGCGTGCCGAGAACCTGATGATCGTGGACCTGCTGCGCAACGACCTGGGGCGCGTGGCCCGCTTCGGGACGGTCGCGGTGCCCCGGCTCTTCGAGGTCGAGACGCATCCAACTTTGCACACCATGACCTCCACCGTGCGCGCCGAACTGCGGCCCGGTATCAAGCTGGCCGAGATGTTCGGCGCGCTCTTTCCCTGCGGTTCGGTGACGGGCGCCCCCAAGGTGAGCACCATGCGCCTGATCCGCACGCTGGAAAAAGCGCCGCGTGGCGTGTACTGCGGCGCGGTCGGTCATCTGTCGCCGGGGGGCGGGATGGCCTTCAACGTGCCCATCCGCACCGTCACCCTCGATATGGCGCGTGGCATGGCTGAGTACGGCGTAGGGGGCGGCGTGACGTGGGACTCGACCCCGGGCGGCGAATATGCCGAGGTCCTGACGAAGGCGGCAGTCGTGCGGGGGCTGGTCGGAAGAGGAGAGCCTTGA
- a CDS encoding S8 family serine peptidase — protein MDPAPTDTLMHEQPAHIILFRRVAADNAGLLAAVLDVSPLPGPSARATRTVLSTANGVHARVYRSLGVAVATLTPGEITRLRALDEVVAVLPNEERHLPGDLREGMRPGIQIEPPEDQAEDTDGEAPAEDTLPQIGLYPGPDVPTGRGVKVAVLDTGVDLAHPDLTVLPGNAVSFVASEPGAQDEHGHGTHCAGVVAGRAQPAGGRRYGVAPEVTLLVAKVLDRSGRGTDDQIIDAIDWATDQGAEVLSMSLGSARPAGSPPSVRYEVIARRLLEQGVLLVAAAGNESLRPEMVAPVGNPAACASVLAVGAVDGRDRIARFSCGDVDGLGAVDVVAPGVGVLSAWPGGGTRRLSGTSMATPHVAGLAALHAQANAGLSGRALWDRLVASARPVPGLAPSDGGAGVAQAPQAEEAAPGNAWSRHNVGRSLSRRAPAVHCLPGGLP, from the coding sequence ATGGACCCTGCGCCCACCGATACCCTGATGCACGAACAGCCGGCCCATATCATCCTCTTCCGCCGCGTCGCCGCCGACAATGCCGGGCTGCTCGCGGCCGTGCTGGACGTCTCGCCGCTGCCCGGCCCGTCGGCGCGGGCGACGCGCACGGTCCTGAGCACGGCCAACGGCGTCCACGCGCGGGTATACCGCAGCCTGGGCGTGGCGGTCGCCACCCTGACCCCCGGCGAGATCACGCGGCTGCGCGCGCTCGACGAGGTCGTGGCCGTGCTGCCCAACGAGGAGCGCCACCTGCCCGGCGACCTGCGGGAGGGCATGCGGCCCGGCATCCAGATCGAGCCCCCGGAGGACCAGGCCGAAGACACCGACGGCGAGGCCCCCGCCGAGGACACGCTGCCCCAGATCGGGCTGTATCCCGGCCCCGACGTGCCCACCGGGCGGGGGGTGAAGGTCGCGGTGCTCGACACCGGCGTGGACCTCGCGCACCCCGACCTGACGGTACTACCCGGCAACGCCGTGAGTTTCGTGGCGAGCGAGCCGGGCGCGCAGGACGAGCACGGCCACGGCACCCATTGCGCCGGGGTAGTGGCGGGCCGCGCCCAGCCGGCGGGCGGGCGGCGCTACGGAGTCGCCCCGGAGGTCACGCTGCTGGTCGCCAAGGTGCTGGACCGCAGCGGGCGCGGCACCGACGACCAGATCATCGACGCCATCGACTGGGCGACCGACCAGGGGGCCGAGGTGCTGTCCATGAGCCTGGGCTCGGCCCGGCCTGCCGGCAGCCCGCCCAGCGTGCGCTATGAGGTGATCGCCCGGCGCCTGCTGGAGCAGGGCGTGCTGCTGGTCGCCGCCGCCGGCAACGAGAGCCTGCGCCCCGAGATGGTGGCCCCGGTCGGCAACCCCGCCGCGTGTGCCAGCGTGCTCGCCGTGGGGGCGGTGGACGGCCGCGACCGCATCGCCCGCTTCTCGTGCGGGGACGTGGACGGCCTGGGCGCGGTGGACGTGGTCGCCCCTGGCGTGGGCGTGCTCTCGGCGTGGCCGGGCGGCGGCACGCGGCGCCTGAGCGGCACGAGCATGGCGACCCCGCACGTCGCGGGGCTGGCAGCGCTGCACGCCCAGGCGAATGCGGGGCTGAGCGGGCGCGCGCTGTGGGACCGCCTAGTCGCCTCGGCGCGGCCGGTGCCGGGCCTCGCCCCGAGCGACGGCGGGGCTGGGGTCGCGCAGGCCCCGCAGGCGGAGGAGGCCGCTCCAGGAAACGCCTGGAGCCGGCACAACGTCGGCAGGTCACTTTCGCGGCGCGCGCCAGCCGTACACTGCCTCCCAGGAGGCCTGCCCTGA
- the glmM gene encoding phosphoglucosamine mutase — MSERKYFGTDGVRAVAGQFPLTAAWVMDLGAAAGEVLKRQNPRASVVIGKDTRQSGDMLEAALAAGLTSRGVNVIHLGVLPTPGVSYLTRHLGADAGVVISASHNPYEDNGIKFFGADGQKLRDATEHEIEAAIDEVPGFAPVTGVALGGVTNYTDAERLYVAFLLSHAPDLSGMRIALDCANGAAYRVAPKVFQAAGADVFAVYTTPDGRNINRGCGSTHMDHLRRLVMEGDYDLGVAFDGDADRALFVDSRGREVQGDHMLLLNARARGERAVVTTIMANMGLEVKLREAGIPLERTAVGDRYVHERLHEKGLNLGGEQSGHVLFLDVAPTGDGVLTALLTLGSLRKLGTTLDAVHDDLVMYPQTLVNVRVQDKKAIARDPEVGRAVEAAEARLRGRGRVNLRPSGTENLIRVMVEGQDETEIHQIAADLAGVVQARGQVVGK; from the coding sequence ATGAGTGAACGCAAGTATTTCGGAACCGACGGGGTGCGCGCCGTCGCGGGGCAGTTTCCGCTGACCGCCGCCTGGGTCATGGACCTCGGGGCCGCCGCCGGGGAAGTGCTGAAACGTCAGAACCCGCGCGCCAGCGTGGTCATCGGCAAGGACACCCGCCAGAGCGGCGACATGCTCGAAGCCGCCCTCGCCGCCGGCCTCACCAGCCGGGGCGTGAACGTCATCCACCTGGGCGTGCTGCCCACCCCCGGCGTGAGTTACCTGACCCGCCACCTCGGCGCCGACGCGGGCGTGGTCATCAGCGCGTCGCACAACCCCTACGAGGACAACGGCATCAAGTTCTTCGGCGCCGACGGCCAGAAGCTGCGCGACGCCACCGAGCACGAGATCGAGGCGGCCATCGACGAGGTGCCCGGCTTTGCGCCCGTGACCGGCGTGGCGCTGGGCGGCGTGACCAACTACACCGACGCCGAGCGGCTGTACGTGGCGTTCCTGCTGTCGCACGCACCCGACCTCTCGGGTATGCGCATCGCGCTGGACTGCGCCAACGGGGCGGCCTACCGCGTGGCCCCCAAGGTGTTCCAGGCGGCGGGGGCCGACGTGTTCGCGGTGTACACCACGCCCGACGGCCGCAACATCAACCGGGGCTGCGGCAGCACGCATATGGACCACCTGCGCCGGCTGGTCATGGAAGGCGACTACGACCTGGGCGTGGCCTTCGACGGCGACGCCGACCGGGCGCTGTTCGTGGACTCGCGTGGGCGCGAGGTGCAGGGTGACCACATGCTGCTGCTCAACGCGCGGGCGCGCGGCGAGCGGGCGGTGGTGACGACCATCATGGCGAACATGGGCCTGGAGGTGAAGCTGCGCGAGGCGGGCATTCCGCTGGAGCGCACCGCCGTGGGCGACCGCTACGTGCACGAGCGCCTGCACGAGAAGGGCCTGAACCTGGGCGGCGAGCAGAGCGGACACGTGCTGTTCCTGGACGTGGCCCCGACCGGCGACGGCGTGCTGACCGCGCTGCTGACGCTGGGCAGCCTGCGCAAACTGGGGACCACCCTGGACGCGGTCCACGACGACCTCGTGATGTATCCGCAGACGCTGGTGAACGTGCGGGTGCAGGACAAGAAGGCGATCGCCCGCGACCCCGAGGTGGGGCGCGCGGTCGAGGCGGCCGAGGCGCGGCTGCGGGGCCGGGGCCGGGTGAACCTGCGCCCGAGCGGCACCGAGAACCTCATCCGGGTGATGGTCGAGGGCCAAGACGAGACCGAGATCCACCAGATCGCCGCCGACCTGGCCGGCGTCGTCCAGGCCCGCGGTCAGGTCGTTGGAAAGTGA
- a CDS encoding S8 family serine peptidase, with protein sequence MRRHSACVALLGMALLLAGCGNVGVDPGNGGGNGGGGGGGGGGGGGGTGVCTQSLPGAVQASGLATGGAPAPQGSAPAADWSAPHIAGQVLLVGGGSLSAQSLQVLSGVRTLRVDDTLTLAFTPSGQEDRAFALRLQAVGVRAQPNFLYAPLAVPNDPGYPGNAGVQVAGSLYDQDYLTRIRAPEAWAAVQTAGKPLTAALTAVLDTGVDDGHPDLTGRLLPGRTFDNCGGGSDGAPEVSQGDRGHGTSSAGLIGAATNNGTGLAGVTWQGQNVLPIKVINEQGGAVGASTVSIRNGLNYAVGQGAKVVNMSLGIKGNPGDQALDDALASAASSAVLVAAAGNTSGDGIYYPASNANVIAVGAVGREDSLACYSARPGNASGSRQLDIVAPGGNAGTGTANCYTSNSYDQLVLATRDQGGYTLRAGTSEAAPLVSGVAALIRSVNPNLSAAQVKGLLLGNTRQVNTLKFLDAEAAVKAALR encoded by the coding sequence ATGAGACGACATTCTGCATGTGTGGCCCTGCTGGGCATGGCGCTGCTGCTCGCGGGCTGTGGGAACGTGGGCGTGGACCCCGGCAACGGCGGGGGCAACGGGGGCGGGGGCGGGGGCGGCGGTGGGGGTGGAGGCGGCGGCACCGGTGTCTGTACCCAGAGTCTGCCGGGCGCGGTGCAGGCCTCAGGCTTGGCGACGGGCGGCGCGCCGGCCCCTCAAGGCAGCGCTCCGGCGGCCGACTGGAGCGCGCCCCATATCGCGGGACAGGTGCTGCTCGTCGGTGGGGGCAGCCTGAGCGCCCAGAGCCTCCAGGTGCTGAGCGGCGTGCGGACCCTGCGCGTGGACGACACGCTGACCCTGGCCTTCACGCCGTCCGGGCAGGAGGACCGGGCCTTCGCCCTGCGCCTCCAGGCGGTGGGTGTACGCGCCCAGCCCAACTTCCTGTACGCGCCCCTCGCCGTGCCCAACGATCCGGGGTATCCGGGCAACGCCGGTGTGCAGGTCGCCGGGAGTCTCTACGATCAGGACTATCTGACCCGTATCCGGGCTCCTGAGGCCTGGGCCGCCGTACAGACGGCAGGTAAACCGCTGACCGCTGCCCTCACCGCCGTGCTCGATACCGGGGTGGACGACGGCCATCCGGACCTGACGGGCCGTCTGCTGCCTGGGCGCACCTTCGACAACTGCGGAGGCGGCAGCGACGGCGCCCCCGAGGTGTCGCAGGGCGACCGGGGCCACGGCACGAGCAGCGCGGGCCTCATCGGCGCAGCGACCAACAACGGTACCGGCCTCGCGGGCGTGACCTGGCAGGGCCAGAACGTCCTGCCCATCAAGGTGATCAACGAGCAGGGCGGCGCGGTGGGGGCCAGTACCGTGTCCATCCGCAATGGGCTGAACTACGCGGTGGGCCAGGGGGCCAAAGTCGTGAACATGAGTCTGGGTATCAAGGGCAACCCCGGCGACCAGGCCCTCGACGATGCCCTGGCGAGCGCCGCGTCCAGCGCCGTCCTCGTGGCGGCGGCCGGCAACACCAGCGGCGACGGCATCTACTACCCGGCCAGCAACGCTAACGTGATCGCCGTGGGGGCGGTGGGCCGCGAGGACTCGCTCGCCTGCTACAGTGCCCGGCCCGGCAACGCCAGCGGCTCGCGTCAGCTCGACATCGTCGCGCCGGGGGGCAACGCGGGGACTGGCACGGCCAACTGCTACACGAGCAATTCCTACGACCAGCTCGTGCTGGCGACCCGCGACCAGGGCGGCTACACGCTGCGCGCCGGAACCAGCGAGGCTGCGCCCCTGGTCAGCGGGGTCGCGGCGCTGATCCGTTCGGTCAACCCGAACCTGAGTGCCGCGCAGGTCAAAGGCCTACTGCTGGGCAACACGCGGCAGGTCAACACCCTGAAGTTTCTCGACGCCGAGGCGGCAGTGAAGGCGGCGCTGCGGTAG
- a CDS encoding HU family DNA-binding protein: MLLTMTKKSTKAPAKKTAAAAAPAPAPKAAPAKKVPGESNKVAKTQLVELVADKTGLTKKQSEEAVSAMLDVVVDAIKSGKSVGLPGLGTMSVKETAARTGVKPGTSEKIQIPAGKKVAFKVASTLKGNL; encoded by the coding sequence ATGCTGCTCACCATGACGAAAAAGTCGACGAAGGCCCCCGCGAAAAAGACCGCTGCCGCCGCTGCTCCGGCGCCCGCCCCCAAGGCGGCCCCCGCCAAGAAAGTTCCCGGTGAGAGCAACAAGGTCGCCAAGACCCAGCTCGTCGAACTGGTCGCCGACAAGACCGGCCTGACCAAGAAGCAGAGCGAAGAAGCCGTCAGCGCGATGCTCGACGTGGTCGTGGACGCGATCAAGAGCGGCAAGAGCGTCGGCCTGCCCGGCCTCGGGACGATGAGCGTCAAGGAAACCGCCGCCCGCACCGGCGTCAAGCCCGGCACCAGCGAGAAGATCCAGATTCCCGCCGGCAAGAAGGTCGCCTTCAAGGTCGCCAGCACCCTCAAGGGCAACCTCTAA